In Osmerus mordax isolate fOsmMor3 chromosome 23, fOsmMor3.pri, whole genome shotgun sequence, one DNA window encodes the following:
- the rbpjb gene encoding recombination signal binding protein for immunoglobulin kappa J region b — translation MRNYLKERGDQTVLILHAKVAQKSYGNEKRFFCPPPCVYLMGSGWKKKKDQMERDGCSEQESQPCAFIGIGNSDQEMQQLNLEGKNYCTAKTLYISDSDKRKHFMLSVKMFYGNSADIGVFLSKRIKVISKPSKKKQSLKNADLCIASGTKVALFNRLRSQTVSTRYLHVEGGNFHASSQQWGAFYIHLLDDEESEGEEFTVRDGYIHYGQTVKLVCSVTGMALPRLIIRKVDKQTALLDADDPVSQLHKCAFYLKDTERMYLCLSQERIIQFQATPCPKEPNKEMINDGASWTIISTDKAEYTFYEGMGPVHSPVTPVPVVESLQLNGGGDVAMLELTGQNFTPNLRVWFGDVEAETMYRCAESMLCVVPDISAFREGWRWVRQPVQVPVTLVRNDGIIYSTTLTFTYTPEPGPRPHCNAAGAILRSGNASLLAASNSQANEANSGGYGGPNSAANPGVTSSSTAAAVVS, via the exons ATGAGGAATTACctaaaggagaggggagaccaGACGGTCCTCATCCTGCACGCGAAAGTCGCACAGAAATCCTACGGCAACGAGAAAAG gttctTCTGCCCTCCTCCGTGCGTGTACCTGATGGGCAGCGGCTGGAAGAAAAAGAAGGACCAGATGGAGCGAGACGGCTGCTCGGAGCAGGAGTCCCAGCCCTGCGCCTTCATCGGGATCGGCAACAGTGACCAGGAGATGCAGCAGCTCAACCTGGAGGGaaag aactATTGCACGGCCAAAACCTTGTACATATCAGACTCCGACAAGAGAAAGCACTTCATGCTGTCCGTCAAGATGTTCTACGGCAACAGCGCGGACATCGGCGTCTTCCTCAGCAAGAGGATCAAAGTGATCTCCAAGCCCTCCAAGAAGAAGCAGTCGCTCAAGAACGCCGACC tgTGTATCGCGTCTGGGACCAAGGTGGCACTGTTCAACCGGTTGCGCTCCCAAACAGTCAGCACACGCTACCTTCACGTGGAGGGGGGAAACTTCCACGCCAGCTCTCAGCAATGGGGTGCTTTCTACATCCACCTGT tggatgaCGAGGAGTCAGAAGGAGAGGAGTTCACTGTGAGGGACGGCTACATCCACTACGGCCAGACTGTGAAGCTGGTGTGCTCAGTCACAGGCATGGCCCTGCCCAGATTG atCATTCGCAAGGTGGACAAGCAGACCGCCCTGCTGGATGCAGACGACCCCGTGTCCCAGCTCCACAAGTGTGCCTTCTACCTGAAGGACACGGAGCGCATGTACCTGTGCCTTTCCCAAGAGAGGATCATCCAGTTTCAA gccactCCATGCCCAAAGGAACCAAACAAGGAGATGATCAACGACGGGGCCTCCTGGACAATCATCAGCACGGACAAGGCTGAATACACCTTCTACGAGGGCATGGGCCCTGTCCACTCGCCTGTCACCCCCGTGCCTGTGGTGGAGAGCTTACAG ctcaacGGTGGAGGAGACGTAGCCATGCTGGAGCTGACGGGACAGAACTTCACTCCAAATCTGCGGGTCTGGTTCGGagacgtggaggcagagaccATGTACAG GTGTGCTGAGagcatgctgtgtgtggtgcCCGACATCTCAGCCTTCCGCGAGGGTTGGCGCTGGGTGCGCCAGCCGGTCCAGGTGCCCGTCACGCTGGTGAGGAACGACGGCATCATCTACTCCACGACGTTGACCTTCACCTACACCCCGGAGCCCGGGCCGCGGCCGCACTGCAACGCGGCGGGCGCCATCCTCCGGTCGGGGAACGCCAGCCTGCTAGCGGCGAGTAACAGCCAGGCTAACGAGGCCAACTCAGGAGGCTACGGAGGCCCCAACAGCGCCGCCAACCCAGGGGTCACATCCTCGTCTACGGCGGCCGCCGTGGTCTCCTAA
- the cckar gene encoding cholecystokinin receptor type A, protein METFTLHEMLINSTNLYKILCDFGIKNVSECENENYTTPEPKDIDQTVRIFLYSLIFLLCVLGNSLVIAVLVRNRRMRTVTNLFLLSLAASDLMLCLFCIPFTLIPNLMKDFVFGSGICKVVMYFMGVSVTVSTFNLVAISLERYSAICNPLTSRTWQTKSHAAKVISATWVVAFLLMLPYPISSKLVPFTRINNSTGNMCRLVWPSDVIQQSWYVSLLLLLFLIPGIVMMTAYGLISLELYRGIKVETTNRKPSRERQSSTSSVKPGDSDGCYLQPSKKKKAELAHQQSLVSTVSTKAKLSRVCSNSSASNLMAKKRVVRMLLVIVCLFFLCWMPIFAVNAWRAFDRRSADRLLSGTPISFIHLLSYTSACVNPIIYCFMNKRFRQGILSTFACCRCPSRRGAALERGGLGGMGRGGRWWGLGGKGGSRSGAENGQVPPGAGSTRFTYSSVRGSAQA, encoded by the exons ATGGAGACATTCACTTTACATGAAATGCTCATAAACTCCACCAATCTGTATAAGATATTATGCGATTTTGGAATAAAAAATGTCTCAGAGTGCGAAAATGAAAATTACACTACTCCAGAGCCGAAAG acatAGACCAGACGGTACGCATCTTCCTCTAcagcctcatcttcctcctgtgCGTCCTGGGCAACAGCCTCGTCATCGCCGTGCTGGTCCGGAACCGCCGCATGCGAACCGTCACCAACCTGTTCCTGCTGTCCCTGGCCGCCAGCGACCTGATGCTCTGCCTCTTCTGCATCCCCTTCACCCTGATCCCCAACCTCATGAAGGACTTTGTCTTCGGCAGTGGCATCTGTAAGGTGGTCATGTACTTCATGG GTGTCTCCGTGACCGTGTCTACATTTAACCTGGTGGCCATCTCCCTGGAGCGCTACAGCGCCATCTGTAACCCGCTGACCTCACGCACCTGGCAGACCAAGTCCCACGCCGCCAAGGTCATCTCGGCCACCTGGGTGGTGGCCTTCCTACTGATGCTGCCCTATCCCATCTCCAGCAAGCTTGTGCCCTTCACCCGCATCAACAACAGCACCGGCAACATGTGTCGACTGGTGTGGCCCAGTGATGTCATCCAACAGTCCTG GTACGTGTCACTGTTGCTGCTGCTCTTCCTGATCCCGGGCATCGTGATGATGACAGCGTATGGACTCATCTCCCTGGAGCTCTACAGGGGCATCAAGGTTGAGACGACCAACCGCAAACCGAGCCGGG AACGCCAGTCCAGTACGAGCAGCGTCAAACCAGGTGACAGCGATGGCTGCTACCTCCAGCCcagcaagaagaagaaggcgGAGCTCGCGCACCAGCAGAGCCTCGTCTCCACCGTCAGCACCAAGGCCAAGCTCAGCCGAGTCTGCAGCAACAGCTCCGCCTCCAACCTGATGGCCAAAAAGCGGGTGGTCCGGATGCTGCTGGTCATCGTCTGCCTGTTCTTCCTCTGCTGGATGCCCATCTTCGCCGTCAACGCCTGGCGGGCCTTCGACCGGCGCTCGGCCGACCGCCTCCTCTCGGGCACCCCCATCTCCTTCATCCACCTGCTGTCCTACACCTCCGCCTGCGTCAACCCCATCATCTACTGCTTCATGAACAAACGTTTCCGCCAGGGGATTCTCTCCACGTTCGCCTGCTGCAGGTGTCCGTCCCGGAGGGGGGCCGcgttggagaggggagggctgggcggGATGGGGAGAGGCGGAAGGTGGTGGGgactgggggggaagggggggagcaggagcgGGGCGGAGAACGGCCAAGTTCCGCCCGGTGCCGGCAGCACCCGCTTCACTTACAGCAGCGTCCGTGGATCCGCCCAAGcttag
- the tbc1d19 gene encoding TBC1 domain family member 19, with protein sequence MMDEGTELSLTIAQIVQRLKGTHLHSQIERQAKDCLNQPEIKLDCLKEDVRNFLKTSGWERKLQNAVYREMHMRPAPRHPSAPPEHHKEPLAYMRKAQASWEKRILKSLNSMCTELGVPLARKRPALEQKELTKKWNEMGTDEPDLSRFRPVYAPKDFLEVLISLRNPNYDVSEETSARSHWGLIQVPLHVRDIPQMREAYSELSLTTGQLGIDDHTQVHPDMFEHEHVRIGKKVVGEQDSAAAQQYSRQGCPTGLRAALWALALNSTNEPEDMMRYEQLKAGVIHHDLLVDNLIYKDVKLTASNDDYYFVFEDFLYQVLLCFSRDTVVLEHFSYNSATPPKSRVQGKAGAEDYAVVYPPNGVVPFHGFSMYVAPLCFLYNEPSKLYSVFREMYVRYFFRLHSISSSPSGIVSLCLQFESLLQSHLPQLFYHLREIEAQPLRIAFKWMVRAFSGYLSTDQLLLLWDRILGYNSLEIVAVLAASVFAFRAENLMEVTSLASAEAVLADLSTLKVMPLIQIFLFATVV encoded by the exons ATGATGGATGAGGGAACCGAGTTATCTCTGACAATCGCTCAAATTGTCCAGCGACTGAAAGGAACTCATTTACACTCTCAAATTGAGAGACAAGCTAAA GATTGTTTAAATCAACCCGAGATAAAACTAGACTGTCTTAAAGAGGACGTGCGCAATTTTCTCAAAACATCAG GTTGGGAGAGAAAGCTACAGAATGCAGTATACAGAGAAATGCACAT GCGGCCCGCCCCCAGacacccctctgcccccccggaGCACCACAAGGAGCCCCTGGCCTACATGCGCAAGGCCCAG GCCAGTTGGGAGAAGCGCATCCTCAAAAGCCTGAACAGCATGTGCACCGAGCTGGGTGTTCCTCTGGCTCGTAAG AGGCCTGCGCTGGAGCAGAAGGAGCTCACCAAAAAATGGAACGAGATGGGAACAGAcgagccag aTCTAAGTCGCTTCAGGCCTGTCTATGCCCCTAAAGACTTCCTGGAG GTGCTGATTAGCCTGCGGAACCCCAACTATGACGTCAGCGAGGAGACCAGTGCCAGGAGCCACTGGGGCCTGATCCAAGTACCCCTCCATGTCAGGGATATACCACAGATG AGAGAGGCCTACTCTGAGCTGAGTCTGACCACGGGACAACTGGGCATCGATGACCACACCCAGGTTCACCCAG ATATGTTTGAACACGAACATGTTCGCATTGGAAAGAAAG tggtGGGCGAGCAGGACAGTGCGGCAGCACAGCAGTACAGCAGACAGGGCTGTCCCACCGGGCTCCGGGCTGCCCTCTGGGCCCTCGCCCTCAACTCCACCAACGAgccagag GACATGATGCGCTATGAACAGCTGAAAGCCGGTGTGATCCACCACGACCTGCTGGTGGACAACCTCATCTACAAG GACGTGAAGCTGACGGCCAGTAATGACGACTACTACTTTGTGTTTGAGGATTTTCTGTATCAG GTGCTACTGTGTTTCTCTCGAGACACTGTTGTCCTAGAGCACTTCAGCTACAACAGCGCGACCCCACCCAAGTCCCGCGTACAGG GTAAAGCGGGAGCCGAAGACTATGCTGTGGTGTACCCCCCCAACG GTGTCGTCCCCTTCCATGGGTTCTCAATGTACG tGGCCCCTCTGTGCTTTCTGTACAACGAGCCCTCCAAGCTGTACAGCGTGTTCAGAGAGATGTACGTGCGCTACTTCTTCAGGCTgcactccatctcctcctctccctcg GGTATCGTGTCTCTGTGCCTGCAGTTTGAGAGTCTTCTCCAGTCCCATCTCCCCCAGCTGTTTTACCATCTACGGGAGATCGAGGCCCAGCC GCTGCGCATAGCGTTCAAGTGGATGGTGCGGGCCTTCTCCGGTTACCTCTCCACCGACCAGCTGCTGCTCCTCTGGGATCGCATCCTGGGCTACAACTCTCTGGAGATAGTCGCAG tcttgGCGGCGTCCGTGTTTGCCTTCCGGGCCGAGAATCTGATGGAGGTGACGTCGCTGGCCTCAGCCGAG GCCGTCCTCGCCGACCTTTCAACTCTGAAGGTCATGCCTCTCATCCAGATCTTCCTCTTCGCCACAGTCGTCTGa